From Linepithema humile isolate Giens D197 chromosome 8, Lhum_UNIL_v1.0, whole genome shotgun sequence, one genomic window encodes:
- the LOC105669007 gene encoding uncharacterized protein, with product MANSYAEVYRRTRDPNRTGSARLRPGAVDKIRKSARRSAISQWQEAMADSATGRWTTHAIQPCLPEWVDRRGRGLEFHLTQVLTGHGCFGDYLCRIGRERTTRCHHCAAGRDSAQHTLQECSAWDEERRVLTAVVGGDLSLPAVVKAMLEGEEKWMAVSFFCDSVMLQKEEAERERRGEAVGGGG from the coding sequence ATGGCGAACTCGTACGCTGAAGTGTATCGGCGTACGAGGGACCCTAACCGCACCGGGAGCGCCCGTCTAAGACCAGGGGCCGTGGACAAAATCAGGAAGAGTGCCCGTCGCAGTGCTATATCCCAGTGGCAGGAGGCCATGGCGGATTCTGCGACGGGCAGATGGACCACCCACGCCATCCAGCCCTGTCTACCGGAGTGGGTAGACAGGCGAGGACGAGGACTTGAGTTCCACCTGACACAGGTACTCACCGGGCACGGTTGCTTCGGTGACTACCTGTGCAGGATTGGTAGGGAGCGTACGACGAGATGCCACCACTGTGCGGCCGGTCGGGACTCGGCGCAACACACTCTCCAAGAGTGTAGCGCATGGGACGAGGAGCGTCGGGTCCTGACCGCAGTGGTCGGCGGAGACCTCTCCCTGCCAGCAGTGGTTAAGGCCATGCTGGAGGGAGAGGAAAAATGGATGGCCGTCTCCTTCTTCTGCGACAGCGTAATGCTGCAGAAAGAGGaggcggagagagaaagaagagggGAGGCGGTGGGGGGAGGAGGATGA
- the LOC105676836 gene encoding uncharacterized protein has protein sequence MNTERDQNVSASDTENRHVGDIVPVPHGSSSCQGLVSASVASAENRPIIASVERLGSAITILPMRSKPGTYPGGGDEAGPSGVLESILIDSDEEGVDPASMCAVNFSDTEEMAVSGGSSGSSRKNSRRGSIKSISSAVNNRKRKKRSSPLKEDETDEDRYAVHFSVDNKKRIDEEMAGLALEHAPQLYNKIKEMADKIDTIRVKSPGIKGSFSGQIKVFLETIRRTGDLLSRRATSKEDPEYWRAKFYEMEKSSNDNRRKLDLLEIEIKELKRREQIKDAYDFDLNASDLPGNVVGETDPCVRGLAAVPSVSDNLRSSLNKDIKRDVAIPARKSLISESEIRGVSEERIAIDLAMIRSLDRLGDGMSQMIRETRLLREDLNPGGVRMDESRYPGPSMDATGKKKKGKSKLNKIAQYFSGEKTYAQSLGLKMPTGALNTEAPLTVKNAHTDKFIRQSEVIPAAAGNKSVSKHKKPLISDNIINRTDITSMSDEDILENFVEMNNKEIEWSIPRNRKSNRKRRKTSMKSTPVKDSTQSDTNPEYDHNVKHTAGNLQRNVNNNDRHNNLVPNINRKKSINNSLKDKVMNLKKKVPRTSAISILIEDADLTYAEIIRLARDKISLSDLNIFDPKIKRSIAGGILIEIPGEDSDIKADLLLTSLHHVFKDMTGVRIRKPTRNSQIKLVGLDDSITKTEINNILAEIGKCSSESIYCSPIRFVRGGLGVAMARCPIAAAVNILEAGKINIGWTTVRVEPVDSRPLQCYKCLAIGHTLHRCPESKDRRACCYRCGEIGHRSSECRNAVSCPVCLDRGLRADHMAGTSACKPVPPGKTLIHKTYVNKDNVNVDLYNNSLPVMPIEERRPLDTAEPPASEMDTEI, from the coding sequence ATGAACACGGAAAGGGATCAAAACGTCTCGGCGTCGGATACCGAGAACCGGCACGTGGGGGATATCGTCCCTGTCCCCCACGGGTCGTCATCATGCCAAGGGCTGGTCTCTGCGTCGGTGGCGAGCGCAGAGAACCGACCTATTATCGCCAGTGTGGAGCGGCTTGGGTCTGCTATTACCATTTTGCCGATGAGGAGTAAACCTGGAACTTACCCTGGAGGTGGTGATGAGGCTGGTCCCTCTGGGGTCTTGGAATCCATCCTGATAGACTCTGATGAAGAGGGAGTTGATCCGGCCTCTATGTGTGCGGTTAATTTCTCTGATACAGAGGAGATGGCGGTATCTGGTGGTTCCTCTGGATCTTCTAGAAAAAATAGTAGAAGAGGTAGCATTAAAAGTATATCTTCTGCCGTCAATAAcaggaaaaggaaaaagagaagCTCCCCTTTAAAAGAGGATGAGACGGATGAGGACAGATACGCGGTCCATTTTTCTGTCGATAATAAAAAGAGGATAGACGAGGAGATGGCGGGCTTGGCTCTTGAGCACGCACCTcagttatataataaaattaaagaaatggCTGATAAAATAGATACTATTAGAGTAAAATCACCGGGTATCAAAGGCAGCTTCAGTGGTCagattaaagtatttttagaaACCATCCGTAGAACAGGTGACCTTTTATCCAGAAGGGCCACCTCAAAGGAAGATCCGGAATACTGGAGGGCTAAGTTCTACGAAATGGAAAAATCTTCTAACGATAATAGACGTAAATTAGACCTCTtggaaatagaaattaaagaacTTAAGAGAAgagaacaaataaaagatGCATATGACTTTGACCTAAATGCTAGTGACTTACCTGGCAATGTGGTTGGTGAAACAGATCCTTGCGTCAGAGGCCTGGCCGCGGTTCCTTCTGTCTCCGATAATTTGCGAAGTTCCTTGAATAAAGACATAAAAAGAGACGTAGCTATACCTGCaagaaaatcattaattaGTGAAAGTGAAATACGAGGTGTTTCGGAAGAACGGATTGCGATAGACCTGGCAATGATCCGCTCCCTGGATAGATTGGGGGACGGTATGTCACAGATGATCCGGGAGACTAGGCTTCTTCGCGAGGACTTAAATCCGGGTGGTGTCAGGATGGATGAGTCCCGCTACCCTGGACCCTCCATGGATGCCActggaaagaaaaagaaaggtaagagtaagttaaataaaatagctcAGTATTTTAGTGGAGAAAAAACTTACGCGCAATCTCTGGGCTTAAAAATGCCAACTGGAGCTCTAAATACTGAGGCTCCTCTTACAGTCAAAAACGCTCATaccgataaatttattaggcaAAGTGAAGTGATTCCGGCTGCTGCTGGAAATAAATCTGTAAGTAAACATAAGAAACCTTTGATTAgtgacaatataattaatagaacgGATATTACCAGTATGAGCGACGAGGATATCCTCGAGAACTTTGTGGAAATGAATAACAAGGAAATTGAATGGTCTATCCCGCGAAATAGGAAAAGTAATCGTAAAAGGAGAAAAACAAGTATGAAATCTACACCGGTCAAGGACAGTACACAATCTGACACGAATCCGGAATACGATCATAATGTTAAACACACTGCTGGAAATTTACAacgaaatgttaataataatgatagacataataatttagtacCCAATATCAATAGGaagaaatctataaataacAGTCTTAAAGATAAGgttatgaatttaaaaaagaaagtgcCGCGTACTTCCGcgatttcaatattaattgaagATGCTGACCTTACATACGCGGAAATTATTCGCTTGGCACGGGACAAAATTTCTCTATCggatttaaatatctttgatccaaaaattaaaagatcgaTTGCTGGAGGTATTCTCATTGAAATCCCCGGGGAAGATTCTGACATAAAAGCAGATCTCCTCTTAACTAGTCTACATCACGTTTTTAAAGATATGACCGGTGTTAGAATTAGAAAACCTACGAGGAATTCGCAAATAAAGTTAGTAGGATTAGACGATTCGATAACAAAAACGGAGATAAATAACATTCTCGCAGAAATAGGTAAATGCTCGTCCGAAAGCATATATTGTAGTCCGATAAGATTTGTTCGCGGTGGCCTGGGTGTGGCAATGGCGAGATGTCCGATTGCGGCGGCGGTGAACATTCTGGAAGCtggtaaaattaatatcggttGGACGACTGTAAGGGTGGAGCCGGTTGATTCGAGACCTCTTCAGTGTTACAAATGTCTTGCGATCGGTCACACGCTGCATAGATGTCCGGAATCCAAGGACAGGAGAGCGTGTTGTTATCGCTGCGGGGAAATAGGTCATAGATCATCTGAGTGCAGAAATGCGGTTAGCTGCCCAGTCTGCCTCGACAGGGGTCTCAGAGCCGATCATATGGCTGGTACCTCGGCGTGTAAGCCCGTACCCCCTGGAAAGACATTGATTCATAAAACTTATGTAAATAAAGACAATGTTAATgttgatttatataataattcctTACCTGTAATGCCTATTGAGGAACGGAGGCCTCTGGATACGGCGGAGCCCCCCGCCTCTGAAATGGACACTGAAATTTAA
- the LOC137001523 gene encoding uncharacterized protein: MGEECEQSQLTCVMTQVEDASHRRTDGLEDTASLPLRVRRGGDDNREGREEGGNPPLEKEGTVRGPKSGQGSDGDERMSDKTERMSDKTDGSAIVICSQSDSDQGEKASSSVRQTRKKRPAIIQSSSEDEDTDSPSSHPPSRKRPGRPAKSIDQVGQHTAQKRRERKQLYKKNCNIDLALSIASGTETVDKTTRRFRLHERKMKECSDEFATAPVQDVLNTLEGQVHAIMCAASKGAGLQGGLQKVLYTAASTLEAGAKALASRTGKGHYDPRAGRAPSPINVEVEELREANRRLLEELQNARREIEERNRTSPPPSPVITRARAEKEEKMEEDENGEELGGIFPSLIPSPDIPRPSREELAAYPANRPPIQGVSKRLEDPQYPAITSNKILQGDEAVTTLGQIWMGQMREEWRKEMREMRELIEMRLPPPSLPNPTPSESPSGSGPPFVKAVAPPTGDSRKEGGKKGKKVPKQRSVALQQPTVGPPPPPKEKKRDPSKKPGPPTPPGEVKNTTAASTAVAPREAESWTTVVKKGKKKPPPSKGEGSKTASKPSPTPSSQEAGKKGGKKKRRAPRTAAIMLTCPGGEYAATMRHVQEKIPLKELGITGPLKPNTAQTGAMLIELLGLDKREKADRLASKMADLFADRPEIRIARPQKMGEIRINGKDPSITPDDIARAVVEQGGCSLIDIKVGDIREMGRGQRTAWVQCPLEAATKVAQVGHLKIRWFTHRVELLSARPLQCYKCLEKGHVQAKCPSGSVDRSKCCYRCGTEGHEARTCTAPARCTLCHEAGRQASHRMLGPACKAPKNGGKRKKGGATQAPPPQNEGKKKEQAAANLPALEGPCPPEAMECEPTTSQCPAVEDTRMISLQE, translated from the coding sequence ATGGGGGAGGAATGCGAGCAATCGCAACTCACTTGCGTCATGACGCAGGTGGAAGACGCCAGTCATCGGCGTACGGATGGGTTGGAGGACACCGCCTCTCTTCCTTTAAGGGTGAGAAGAGGGGGTGATGACAACAGGGAGGGACGGGAAGAGGGAGGTAACCCCCCCCTGGAAAAGGAGGGCACCGTACGAGGACCCAAGAGCGGTCAAGGCTCCGACGGTGATGAGAGGATGTCCGACAAGACGGAGAGGATGTCCGACAAGACGGATGGCTCGGCCATTGTGATCTGTTCACAATCGGACTCCGATCAGGGGGAGAAAGCTTCCTCCTCTGTGAGGCAGACAAGGAAGAAGAGACCGGCGATCATCCAGTCCTCCTCCGAGGACGAGGACACGGACTCGCCGAGCTCACACCCCCCGAGCAGGAAGAGACCGGGTCGCCCAGCCAAGTCGATTGACCAAGTTGGGCAACACACCGCTCAAAAACGACGGGAGAGGAAACAGCTTTATAAGAAAAACTGTAATATAGACCTGGCCCTCTCAATAGCGAGCGGAACCGAAACCGTTGACAAAACGACCAGGAGGTTCCGCCTGCACGAGAGGAAGATGAAGGAATGTTCGGATGAGTTTGCTACTGCACCTGTCCAGGATGTCCTAAACACCCTAGAGGGACAGGTGCATGCTATAATGTGTGCGGCAAGCAAGGGAGCAGGTTTGCAGGGCGGTCTACAGAAAGTCCTGTACACTGCTGCCTCCACTCTGGAAGCGGGAGCCAAGGCGCTGGCGTCCCGTACAGGAAAGGGGCACTACGACCCCCGGGCTGGTAGAGCCCCCTCCCCTATCAACGTGGAGGTGGAGGAGTTAAGGGAGGCTAATCGTCGCCTCCTGGAAGAACTCCAAAATGCCCGCAGGGAAATTGAGGAGAGGAATAGAACCTCTCCTCCTCCCTCCCCTGTTATTACAAGGGCTAGAGCTGAGAAGGAGGAGAAGATGGAGGAGGATGAGAATGGGGAGGAACTGGGGGGGATTTTCCCCTCCCTGATACCCTCTCCCGATATTCCCCGTCCCTCCAGAGAGGAATTGGCGGCATACCCCGCCAATAGGCCCCCGATCCAAGGGGTCAGTAAGAGGCTGGAGGATCCCCAGTACCCAGCCATCACGAGCAATAAGATCTTGCAAGGTGATGAAGCTGTTACCACTCTGGGGCAAATATGGATGGGGCAAATGAGGGAAGAATGGAGGAAGGAAATGCGGGAGATGAGGGAGCTCATTGAGATGAggctccctcccccctccttGCCTAACCCCACCCCTTCCGAATCCCCTAGTGGCTCGGGTCCACCCTTCGTTAAGGCGGTGGCTCCCCCCACTGGGGACTCAAGGAAGGAGGGAGGGAAGAAGGGGAAGAAGGTGCCGAAGCAGCGGTCCGTTGCCCTGCAACAGCCCACCGTCGGCCCTCCCCCACCCCcaaaggagaaaaagagggaCCCGAGCAAGAAGCCGGGTCCCCCAACTCCCCCTGGAGAGGTGAAAAACACCACTGCTGCCAGCACCGCCGTCGCGCCTCGAGAAGCGGAGTCGTGGACCACAGTGGTAAAGAAGGGGAAGAAGAAGCCCCCCCCTTCTAAAGGAGAAGGGAGCAAAACAGCTTCCAAACCCTCCCCCACTCCCTCCTCTCAAGAGGCGGGGAAGAAAGGgggaaagaagaagaggagggcCCCCCGCACAGCGGCAATTATGCTGACCTGTCCGGGGGGCGAGTACGCCGCCACAATGAGGCACGTGCAGGAAAAGATCCCCCTCAAGGAATTGGGGATCACTGGGCCACTAAAACCCAATACGGCCCAGACAGGAGCCATGCTCATAGAGCTCTTAGGCCTAGACAAGAGGGAAAAAGCGGACAGGTTGGCCAGTAAAATGGCTGACCTGTTCGCTGACAGGCCAGAGATCCGGATCGCCCGGCCCCAAAAAATGGGGGAGATCCGGATCAACGGGAAGGACCCTTCCATCACACCCGACGACATCGCCCGGGCTGTGGTGGAACAGGGTGGATGTTCCCTCATTGACATCAAGGTAGGGGACATCCGGGAAATGGGCAGGGGCCAAAGGACCGCCTGGGTCCAATGCCCCCTGGAGGCGGCCACTAAGGTGGCACAAGTGGGCCACCTTAAAATAAGGTGGTTCACACACAGGGTGGAACTGCTCAGTGCGCGCCCCCTCCAGTGTTACAAATGCCTGGAGAAGGGGCACGTGCAGGCCAAATGCCCCTCAGGCAGTGTGGACCGTAGCAAGTGCTGCTACCGCTGCGGCACTGAGGGGCACGAGGCGCGAACGTGCACAGCACCGGCGCGCTGCACCCTGTGCCACGAGGCTGGTCGCCAGGCCTCCCACCGAATGCTGGGCCCGGCATGCAAGGCCCCGAAAAACGGGGGCAAAAGGAAGAAGGGGGGGGCTACTCAGGCGCCCCCACCCCAAAATGAGGGGAAGAAGAAGGAGCAGGCAGCGGCGAATCTGCCTGCCCTAGAGGGGCCCTGCCCCCCTGAAGCAATGGAGTGCGAACCAACAACCTCGCAGTGTCCCGCAGTTGAGGACACGAGGATGATCAGCCTGCAGGAGTGA